The following are encoded together in the Cynocephalus volans isolate mCynVol1 chromosome 4, mCynVol1.pri, whole genome shotgun sequence genome:
- the LOC134376356 gene encoding olfactory receptor 52H1-like: MAMYNLSSYNTEPFTLLGIPGLEKYHVWISIPFCFVYLMAIVGNSTILYLIVVEHSFHAPMFFFLSMLAITDLMLSTTCIPKTLTIFWFGPQRISFPGCLTQLFFLHYSFVLDSAILLAMAFDRYVAICLPLRYTTILTPKTIVNIAALISFRSFCVIVPCVFLVNRLPFCRTHIIPHTYCEHIGVARLACADISINIWYGFCVPIMTVITDVILIAVSYTLILYAVFCFPSRGARQKALGTCGSHVCVILMFYTPAFFSILAHRFGHNVSRTFHIMFANLYVIIPPALNPIVYGVKTKQIQDKVILLLFPKGPNDIGLKSGRWG; this comes from the coding sequence ATGGCCATGTACAACTTGAGTAGCTACAACACAGAACCCTTTACTCTTTTGGGCATCCCTGGATTGGAGAAGTACCATGTCTGGATCAGCATCCCCTTCTGCTTTGTCTATCTTATGGCCATTGTGGGTAATAGTACTATTCTCTACCTCATTGTGGTGGAGCACAGTTTTCATGCTCCcatgttctttttcctttctatgcTGGCAATCACTGACCTCATGTTGTCTACCACATGCATCCCCAAAACTCTTACCATCTTCTGGTTTGGTCCTCAGAGAATCAGTTTTCCTGGCTGTCTCACCCAATTATTCTTTCTGCATTACAGCTTTGTCCTGGACTCAGCCATCCTCCTAGCCATGGCATTTGACCGCTACGTAGCCATCTGCTTACCCTTGAGATACACCACTATTCTGACCCCCAAAACTATTGTCAATATTGCTGCGTTAATCTCTTTCCGAAGTTTCTGTGTTATTGTTCCATGTGTTTTCCTTGTTAATCGTCTACCTTTCTGCAGGACACATATTATCCCTCATACATACTGTGAGCACATAGGTGTTGCCCGGCTGGCCTGTGCTGACATCTCCATCAATATCTGGTATGGTTTTTGTGTCCCCATCATGACAGTGATTACAGATGTGATCCTAATTGCTGTCTCCTATACCCTGATCCTCTATGCTGTATTCTGCTTCCCATCCCGAGGAGCCCGCCAGAAAGCCCTTGGCACCTGTGGTTCCCATGTCTGTGTCATCCTCATGTTTTACACACCAGCATTCTTCTCCATTCTCGCCCATCGCTTTGGGCATAATGTCTCTCGTACCTTTCACATTATGTTTGCGAACCTCTATGTAATCATCCCACCTGCACTCAACCCTATTGTCTATGGAGTAAAGACCAAGCAGATCCAGGACAAAGTCATTCTTCTACTCTTTCCCAAGGGCCCCAATGATATAGGCCTGAAATCTGGGAGGTGGGGATAA
- the LOC134376779 gene encoding olfactory receptor 52B6-like has protein sequence MTQVRSLQKTMVISSANSIAAVNSSDTRVAGCLLTGIPGLEHLHTWLSIPFCTMYIAALAGNGILICVILSQPSLHEPMYIFLLMLASADVLLSTSAMPKALANFWLGSRHISFDGCLTQMFFIHFLFVADSAVLLAMAFDRYVAICCPLRYATVLTSKVIGKIVAATLTRSFTIMFPTVFLLKRLHYCQTNIIAHTFCEHMGIARLSCSDISINVWYGVAAALLSTGLDIILISVSYVHILRAIFHLPSQDARFKALSTCASHVCVILLFYIPALFSVFAYRFGGRSIPRYVHILLANLYVVIPPMLNPIIYGVRTKQILEGVKQMFSNLAKGSK, from the coding sequence ATGACACAGGTGAGGTCTCTGCAGAAAACCATGGTCATTTCATCTGCTAACAGCATAGCTGCAGTGAACAGCTCTGACACTCGTGTGGCAGGCTGCCTCCTTACGGGCATCCCTGGGCTGGAGCACCTACACACCTGGCTCTCCATCCCCTTCTGCACCATGTACATAGCCGCCCTGGCAGGCAATGGCATTCTAATTTGTGTCATCCTCTCCCAGCCAAGCCTGCATGAGCCCATGTACATATTCCTGTTAATGCTGGCCAGTGCTGATGTCTTGCTCTCTACCTCCGCCATGCCCAAGGCGCTGGCCAACTTCTGGCTGGGGTCTAGACACATTTCCTTTGATGGCTGCCTCACGCAGATGTTCTTCATCCacttcctttttgtggctgactCTGCTGTCCTGCTGGCCATGGCCTTTGACCGCTACGTGGCCATCTGCTGCCCTCTACGATATGCCACAGTCCTCACAAGCAAGGTGATTGGGAAGATCGTCGCTGCCACCCTGACCCGCAGCTTCACCATCATGTTTCCAACCGTCTTTCTCCTTAAGCGCCTGCACTACTGCCAGACCAACATCATCGCGCACACATTTTGTGAGCACATGGGCATCGCCCGTCTGTCCTGTTCTGATATCTCCATCAATGTCTGGTACGGGGTGGCAGCTGCTCTTCTCTCCACCGGCCTGGACATCATCCTTATTTCTGTTTCCTATGTCCACATCCTCCGAGCTATCTTTCACCTCCCTTCTCAAGATGCTCGGTTCAAGGCCCTGAGCACTTGTGCATCCCATGTCTGTGTCATCCTTCTCTTCTATATCCCTGCCCTCTTTTCTGTCTTTGCCTACAGGTTTGGTGGGAGAAGTATCCCACGCTATGTCCATATCCTCCTGGCCAACCTCTATGTGGTCATCCCACCTATGCTCAATCCCATTATTTATGGAGTGAGGACCAAGCAAATTTTGGAAGGGGTGAAGCAGATGTTTTCAAACCTTGCCAAAGGATCTAAATAA